The following proteins are co-located in the Haloplanus sp. HW8-1 genome:
- the rdfA gene encoding rod-determining factor RdfA translates to MAEGNGCKIDEVCARRGLPTLPDRLVRRRTEDDDSLRDLERFFNRELLAAAMRAAGMELLDAGAANVYRLLTDEDVSEAARTEARDRLSRAGVDVAALRTDFVTYGTVRTHLRECAGVDTARESTPVDAGSVTDTVFELFGRTEAVTERELSRLAGTPALETGDLSVTLTARVTCESCGEEYRLLHLLERGECACAGTESQT, encoded by the coding sequence ATGGCCGAGGGGAACGGCTGCAAGATCGACGAGGTGTGTGCCCGCCGGGGGCTGCCGACACTGCCCGATCGACTGGTCCGGCGTCGGACGGAGGACGACGACAGCCTTCGCGACCTCGAACGCTTCTTCAACCGAGAGCTGTTGGCGGCGGCGATGCGGGCCGCGGGGATGGAACTACTCGACGCCGGAGCCGCGAACGTCTATCGGCTGTTGACCGACGAGGACGTGAGCGAGGCCGCACGCACGGAGGCGCGGGATCGGCTCTCCCGGGCCGGCGTCGACGTTGCCGCGCTCCGAACGGACTTCGTGACCTACGGCACCGTCCGCACGCATCTCCGGGAGTGTGCGGGGGTCGACACGGCCCGGGAGTCGACGCCGGTGGACGCGGGGAGCGTCACCGACACGGTGTTCGAACTATTCGGCCGCACGGAGGCCGTCACCGAGCGGGAACTGTCGCGCCTGGCCGGAACGCCGGCGCTGGAGACGGGCGACCTGTCGGTGACGCTAACCGCCCGCGTGACCTGCGAGTCCTGCGGTGAGGAGTATCGCCTCCTCCACCTGCTCGAACGCGGTGAGTGTGCCTGCGCGGGAACGGAGTCACAAACGTAA
- a CDS encoding spermidine synthase produces MASLRARVGSFSGPELAVFVSGVASMGLEILAGRLVAPQFGSSIYTWGSIIGIFLAALSLGYHLGGKRAAERASGERLVWLLVGTAAYVALVVFASDVLLATAAAVPLPGRFASVPAVTLLFGPPTYLLGFISPYAAELSGTEGVGEASGHVYAVGTVGSIVGAFGTTFVLIPELSVEAIGVGFGLLLVGTALWLARGTDRREPTVASVAVALLVVGAGVTGTLGVSVGGPVLYHTQTPYQELEVTQLGDVRTLYLDGQPHSAMDVSDPDRHVFDYTRYFHLSLLMTEDVDRVLFVGGGGFTGPKHFAAEYDVTVDVAEIDPAVIRTAKRYFRLEESENLNVYNVGGRQFLQETNRTYDLIVLDAYKKDKVPFQLTTVEFMRLAESRLDEDGVLFANLISAPGGPASKFYRAEYKTMARAFPQVYTFPTAPGNAVQNVEVIATKRDERLTERTLQRRNDRRDVGIDLRREISRYRSSPPTDDVPVLRDDRAPVDALLDPMVGRRYVVQRTTENETPTARPAATAGLPTTPSLVGQYHKKRRRTLSPRGDGIPA; encoded by the coding sequence ATGGCGTCGCTCCGCGCTCGCGTCGGATCGTTCTCCGGCCCCGAACTCGCGGTGTTCGTCTCCGGCGTGGCCAGTATGGGGTTGGAGATCCTCGCTGGGCGGCTCGTTGCCCCCCAGTTCGGCTCCAGCATCTACACTTGGGGGAGTATCATCGGCATCTTCCTCGCCGCGCTCTCCCTCGGCTACCATCTCGGCGGCAAACGCGCGGCCGAGCGGGCCTCCGGCGAGCGCCTCGTGTGGCTTCTCGTCGGCACGGCCGCCTACGTCGCCCTCGTGGTGTTCGCGAGCGACGTGTTGCTAGCGACGGCTGCCGCCGTTCCCCTTCCCGGGCGATTCGCCTCCGTCCCTGCCGTGACACTCCTGTTTGGGCCGCCAACGTACCTCCTCGGATTCATCAGCCCGTACGCCGCCGAACTCTCCGGAACCGAGGGAGTCGGCGAGGCCTCCGGTCACGTTTACGCCGTCGGCACCGTCGGCAGCATCGTCGGCGCGTTCGGCACGACGTTCGTGTTGATCCCCGAACTGAGCGTCGAGGCTATCGGCGTCGGCTTCGGCCTGTTGCTCGTCGGCACGGCGCTGTGGCTGGCCCGGGGGACCGACCGCCGCGAACCGACGGTCGCGAGCGTCGCCGTCGCTCTCCTCGTCGTCGGTGCCGGCGTCACCGGTACGCTCGGCGTCTCGGTCGGCGGTCCCGTCCTCTATCACACCCAGACGCCGTATCAGGAACTCGAAGTCACGCAACTCGGCGACGTGCGGACGCTCTACCTCGACGGCCAGCCCCACAGCGCGATGGACGTCTCGGATCCCGATCGTCACGTCTTCGATTACACCCGATACTTCCATCTGTCCTTGCTCATGACCGAGGACGTCGACCGGGTGCTGTTCGTCGGCGGCGGAGGGTTCACCGGGCCGAAACACTTCGCTGCCGAGTACGACGTTACCGTCGACGTGGCCGAAATCGACCCCGCGGTGATCCGGACGGCGAAACGCTACTTCCGTCTCGAGGAGTCCGAGAACCTGAACGTCTACAACGTCGGCGGCCGGCAGTTCCTGCAGGAGACGAACCGCACCTACGACCTGATCGTCCTCGACGCCTACAAGAAGGACAAGGTCCCTTTCCAGTTGACCACCGTCGAGTTCATGCGACTCGCCGAGTCCCGCCTCGACGAGGACGGCGTCCTCTTCGCGAACCTGATCTCCGCCCCCGGCGGTCCGGCCTCGAAGTTCTACCGCGCCGAGTACAAGACGATGGCTCGGGCGTTCCCTCAGGTGTACACCTTCCCGACCGCGCCCGGCAACGCCGTCCAGAACGTCGAGGTGATCGCTACGAAACGGGACGAACGGCTCACGGAACGAACCTTGCAACGCCGCAACGACCGCCGTGACGTCGGAATCGATCTGCGTCGGGAGATCTCCCGCTATCGATCCTCGCCACCAACGGACGACGTCCCAGTCCTCCGCGACGACCGGGCGCCCGTCGACGCCCTCCTCGACCCGATGGTCGGGCGGCGCTACGTCGTCCAGCGAACCACGGAGAACGAGACGCCGACGGCTCGCCCGGCGGCGACCGCCGGCCTCCCCACGACACCGTCGCTCGTCGGGCAGTATCACAAAAAACGCAGACGTACGCTGTCGCCTCGCGGCGACGGTATCCCTGCTTAG
- a CDS encoding cold-shock protein → MANGKVDFFNDTGGYGFIETEDADDDVFFHMEDVGGEDLTEGTEIEFDIEQAPKGPRATNVVRV, encoded by the coding sequence ATGGCAAACGGTAAGGTTGATTTCTTCAACGACACTGGCGGCTACGGTTTCATCGAGACTGAGGATGCTGACGACGACGTGTTCTTCCACATGGAAGACGTTGGCGGCGAGGATCTGACCGAGGGGACCGAGATCGAATTCGACATCGAACAGGCCCCCAAGGGCCCGCGCGCGACGAACGTCGTCCGCGTCTAA
- a CDS encoding MBL fold metallo-hydrolase yields MPTQVTDHVYDITCREGPEGDRYRVYLFTDGTPTLFDTGFADTVDTVRAAIDEIGVEPKRLVVTHSDGDHVGGYSSLVDTYDLETWVPTRTDDELTPEPTHRYQGGDTIGRFTAVHVPGHAPDNHALVDEEAGIAVLGDAVSGADQRGLPSGQFHLPPAVYSQSLNQAEESLERLLSYEFDVGLVFHGSSVIENASDKLDRYVNFPGK; encoded by the coding sequence GTGCCAACCCAAGTCACTGACCACGTGTACGACATTACGTGTCGAGAAGGACCGGAGGGGGATCGCTATCGGGTCTACCTCTTCACCGACGGAACACCGACGCTGTTCGATACCGGCTTCGCGGACACGGTCGACACGGTGCGTGCAGCGATCGACGAGATCGGTGTCGAACCGAAACGACTCGTCGTCACGCACAGCGACGGCGACCACGTCGGCGGATACAGTTCACTGGTCGATACGTACGACCTCGAAACCTGGGTTCCCACCCGGACCGACGACGAACTGACGCCCGAGCCGACCCACCGATACCAGGGCGGGGATACGATCGGAAGGTTCACCGCGGTCCACGTACCCGGGCACGCGCCGGACAATCACGCGCTCGTCGACGAGGAGGCCGGAATCGCCGTCCTCGGCGACGCCGTGTCGGGGGCAGATCAGCGTGGACTTCCCTCGGGACAGTTCCACCTGCCGCCCGCCGTCTACTCGCAGAGTCTGAATCAGGCCGAAGAGAGTCTCGAACGGTTGCTGTCGTACGAGTTCGACGTTGGCCTCGTCTTCCACGGATCCTCGGTGATCGAGAACGCCAGCGACAAACTCGACCGGTACGTCAACTTCCCCGGAAAGTGA
- a CDS encoding HpcH/HpaI aldolase/citrate lyase family protein, whose protein sequence is MTNATLRRSQLVVPGNDVEVLDHAAASPADEVILDLEDSVRSSEKTEARERIVDALIENDWDDKLVSCRINGLNTRWWYDDVVTLGTNAGEHIDSFVLPKTDSADMVTGLDFLLTQVEVNAGLPSGSIGVEAQIESALGMSNVIEVAHAEERLDSLIFGPGDYSASIGVGGLTTGHSNLYPGHYWHYALSRLVHAAKGAGLQAIDGLYADFEDEEGFQEACNRAKMLGCDGKWVIHPKQVEHANTVFAPTEEQARLATQITEAYEEARREGQQTATFEGEIIDDATFRMAKNIMERAERAGVL, encoded by the coding sequence ATGACCAACGCAACCCTCCGCCGCTCGCAACTCGTGGTGCCGGGAAACGACGTGGAGGTTCTCGACCACGCCGCCGCTAGTCCGGCCGACGAGGTCATCCTCGATCTGGAGGACTCCGTCAGGTCGAGCGAGAAGACCGAAGCGCGGGAACGGATCGTCGATGCACTGATCGAAAACGATTGGGACGACAAACTCGTGAGCTGTCGCATCAACGGCCTGAACACTCGCTGGTGGTACGACGACGTGGTGACGCTCGGAACGAACGCCGGGGAGCATATCGATTCGTTCGTCCTGCCGAAGACGGATAGCGCCGATATGGTGACGGGACTCGACTTCCTGTTGACGCAAGTCGAGGTGAACGCCGGACTCCCATCCGGATCGATCGGCGTCGAGGCACAGATCGAGAGCGCACTCGGGATGAGCAACGTAATCGAAGTGGCTCACGCGGAGGAGCGCCTCGACTCGCTGATCTTCGGGCCCGGGGACTACTCGGCCAGTATCGGCGTCGGCGGGCTCACCACGGGACACAGTAACCTGTATCCTGGCCACTACTGGCACTACGCTCTCTCCCGACTCGTCCACGCGGCGAAGGGGGCCGGCCTCCAAGCGATCGACGGACTGTACGCGGACTTCGAGGACGAAGAGGGATTCCAGGAGGCCTGTAACCGGGCCAAAATGTTGGGCTGTGACGGGAAGTGGGTAATCCATCCGAAACAGGTCGAACACGCGAACACGGTGTTCGCCCCGACCGAAGAACAGGCCCGCTTGGCGACACAGATCACCGAGGCCTACGAGGAGGCGAGACGGGAGGGACAACAGACGGCCACGTTCGAGGGAGAGATCATCGACGACGCGACGTTTCGGATGGCCAAGAACATCATGGAGCGTGCCGAGCGGGCGGGCGTCCTGTAA
- a CDS encoding IclR family transcriptional regulator — MTSSDRSRAQTTMKSLRLVEELHERGTGRVTHLADDLDMSKSTVHNHLSTLRDCGYVVKDGDNYRLGLKFLKLGGLERSRTELYRSARPEVETLSSEQSKTIVLATEELTEGVILAQLGAQPRDTEWYAGKRFSLLGTPEGEAMLACFPDDRIRSVVEDAPEIDVDELFEYLATLRDRGYVTYPTEQGDEARHVAAPIHSDESDVLGALGLIERRDTDGTDSDDLIEMVTTVANQINLRLEQSWYGSEDVVTAKHSLSAYVGSNSSGIDGEEF, encoded by the coding sequence ATGACGTCGAGTGATCGATCACGGGCGCAAACGACGATGAAATCGCTTCGGTTGGTCGAGGAACTCCACGAACGCGGGACGGGACGGGTTACACATCTCGCGGACGACCTAGACATGAGCAAGAGTACCGTCCACAACCACCTGAGTACGCTCCGGGACTGTGGATACGTGGTCAAAGACGGGGACAACTATCGTCTCGGGTTGAAGTTCCTGAAGCTTGGCGGTCTGGAGCGCTCGCGGACGGAGCTGTACCGGTCCGCACGGCCCGAAGTCGAGACGCTCTCATCCGAGCAGTCGAAAACCATCGTACTCGCCACCGAGGAGCTCACCGAAGGGGTCATCCTCGCGCAACTCGGCGCACAGCCGAGGGATACCGAGTGGTACGCCGGAAAGCGGTTCTCGCTTCTCGGGACCCCGGAGGGGGAAGCGATGCTGGCGTGCTTCCCCGACGATCGGATACGATCGGTCGTCGAAGATGCGCCCGAAATCGACGTTGACGAACTCTTCGAGTACCTCGCGACGCTGCGAGACAGGGGATACGTCACGTACCCCACCGAGCAGGGCGACGAGGCCCGACACGTCGCGGCCCCGATCCACAGCGACGAAAGCGACGTTCTGGGGGCGCTCGGTCTGATCGAACGGCGGGACACGGACGGTACCGACTCGGATGACCTCATCGAGATGGTGACGACCGTGGCGAACCAGATCAATCTCCGTCTCGAACAGTCGTGGTACGGCTCGGAGGACGTCGTGACGGCCAAGCATTCGCTGAGCGCGTACGTGGGCTCGAATTCGTCGGGGATCGACGGCGAGGAGTTTTGA
- a CDS encoding ABC transporter substrate-binding protein, with protein MTPDNGAHKGRRSVLKLTGAALASSALAGCSSQGGSDEETPTSSDSTPTSSGGGDGGMEDTATATEAPPSYDAQVPEAHIEMGTIPHLAAVREMMPDNTNGRMTGSVRRFENVRLIITALNAGSVDTYTNAPANLYFSQAAGNDYRIVGPKVMGTDYYIVGHSEEATSLSAFTERPDELTFAINQPGNIDHLQVVGVYDQEGLDFTQASTVNVGGSSARISAFLSGRAQGFTCHIEQFERLQSQGEPVELLARVSEYFPQFVQSCLAVPAASLEDPEFEAFVQEYVTAVMQANQRAMNDFDWVFENLQAYQAQPLDRDEARGAYDVLAGEMEAWATEFPSEPFQSVYDMLRNSGQLERELDIDSIIEPQYAEQAMSEL; from the coding sequence ATGACCCCTGATAACGGCGCACATAAGGGTCGGCGTAGCGTGCTCAAACTGACCGGTGCAGCGCTTGCCAGTTCGGCGCTTGCGGGCTGTTCCAGCCAAGGCGGATCGGACGAGGAGACGCCGACGTCGAGTGACTCGACGCCGACGTCGAGCGGTGGTGGTGATGGCGGTATGGAGGACACCGCCACGGCGACGGAAGCCCCACCATCCTACGATGCACAGGTTCCGGAGGCTCACATCGAGATGGGAACCATTCCCCACCTGGCCGCGGTCCGGGAGATGATGCCGGATAACACGAACGGCCGGATGACGGGCTCGGTCCGACGGTTCGAGAACGTCCGTCTCATCATCACGGCACTGAACGCGGGGAGCGTCGACACGTACACGAACGCGCCCGCGAACCTGTACTTCTCACAGGCCGCCGGCAACGACTACCGCATCGTCGGGCCCAAAGTGATGGGAACGGACTACTACATCGTCGGGCACTCGGAGGAGGCAACGTCGCTGAGTGCATTCACCGAACGTCCGGACGAACTGACGTTCGCGATCAACCAGCCCGGGAACATCGACCACCTGCAGGTCGTCGGCGTGTACGACCAGGAGGGACTGGACTTCACCCAGGCGTCGACTGTCAACGTCGGCGGGTCGAGCGCCCGGATCAGCGCGTTCCTCTCCGGGCGTGCCCAGGGATTCACCTGCCACATCGAGCAGTTCGAGCGGCTCCAGTCTCAGGGCGAACCCGTCGAGCTTCTGGCGCGCGTCTCGGAGTACTTCCCGCAGTTCGTCCAGTCGTGTCTCGCCGTCCCTGCGGCGTCCCTCGAGGATCCGGAATTCGAGGCCTTCGTCCAAGAGTACGTCACGGCCGTCATGCAGGCCAACCAGCGCGCGATGAACGACTTCGACTGGGTCTTCGAGAACCTCCAGGCCTACCAGGCACAGCCGCTCGACCGCGACGAGGCTCGCGGCGCGTACGACGTCCTGGCCGGGGAGATGGAGGCCTGGGCGACCGAGTTCCCGAGCGAACCGTTCCAGTCGGTGTACGACATGCTCCGGAACAGCGGTCAGCTCGAACGCGAACTCGACATCGATTCGATCATCGAGCCCCAGTACGCCGAGCAGGCGATGTCCGAGCTGTGA
- a CDS encoding ABC transporter permease produces the protein MSALSVIAGLLLWQAIGSGIISLPITFAPPTEVVVEWVEIVADGTLLGAMFNSLQHMLAGYVIAALIAIPLGFFMARSQIIEWAMNPFIDAGYSTPAIAYIPLIIVWFGLHFEARVFMVFTMCFFEMLINTHQGISSIAEDYVDVASSFDASWMELQRKVLLPASLPHIFAGLRLGAGRAVRAMIVAELFLAIVNLGALLEAAGRTYETDQMIAVIISITIVGVLFQQFVVYAEHKVIPWHFTGEEGH, from the coding sequence TTGTCGGCGCTCTCCGTGATCGCCGGCCTGCTGCTCTGGCAGGCCATCGGGTCAGGGATCATCTCACTCCCGATCACCTTCGCCCCGCCGACCGAAGTGGTCGTCGAGTGGGTCGAAATCGTCGCCGACGGCACGTTGCTGGGGGCGATGTTCAACAGTCTCCAGCACATGCTCGCCGGCTACGTGATCGCCGCACTGATCGCGATTCCACTCGGCTTCTTCATGGCGCGGTCACAGATCATCGAGTGGGCGATGAACCCGTTCATCGACGCGGGCTACTCGACGCCGGCGATCGCGTACATCCCCCTGATCATCGTCTGGTTCGGTCTGCATTTCGAGGCGCGCGTGTTCATGGTCTTCACCATGTGCTTTTTCGAGATGCTGATCAACACCCACCAGGGGATCAGCTCGATCGCCGAGGACTACGTCGACGTGGCCAGCTCCTTCGACGCCTCCTGGATGGAACTCCAGCGGAAGGTCCTGCTGCCGGCGTCGCTGCCGCACATCTTCGCCGGCCTCCGCCTCGGCGCCGGCCGCGCCGTCCGCGCGATGATCGTGGCGGAACTGTTCCTCGCCATCGTCAACCTCGGTGCGCTGCTCGAGGCTGCCGGTCGGACCTACGAGACTGACCAGATGATCGCGGTCATCATCTCCATCACCATCGTCGGCGTGCTGTTCCAGCAGTTCGTCGTCTACGCCGAACACAAGGTGATCCCCTGGCACTTCACCGGGGAGGAGGGCCACTGA
- a CDS encoding ABC transporter permease produces MAVRDIPAFGGWFGTLSRRQKKSIVQITAVLAVLLLWEAVGQALGANLFAPFTEVVASYIDLFQRGAMVDRLIKSVTEMFMGFGLAVAFAVPVGLLMGRSRRFDSIMTPWVSAFFATSTSALLPLLIVVLGIDLPFRITIIWLACVWHILLNLYHGARGVNQELIDVGQSFDASSLKIFKDITLPAVIPFLVAGLRMGLTRAIRGFILAETYIRTGYGGFIMDVGNQSISTAPVLALIINIMLLGYVTRRLLDMAQEWLAPWASDMDTAL; encoded by the coding sequence ATGGCGGTCAGGGACATCCCCGCCTTCGGTGGCTGGTTCGGCACGCTCAGCCGCCGGCAGAAGAAATCGATCGTCCAGATCACCGCGGTCCTGGCCGTCCTCCTCCTCTGGGAGGCGGTCGGTCAGGCGCTCGGTGCGAACCTCTTCGCACCGTTCACCGAGGTGGTCGCCTCGTACATCGACCTGTTCCAGCGCGGCGCGATGGTCGATAGACTGATCAAGAGCGTCACCGAGATGTTCATGGGCTTCGGCCTCGCCGTCGCCTTCGCGGTGCCGGTCGGCCTGCTCATGGGCCGGAGCAGGAGGTTCGACAGCATCATGACGCCGTGGGTGAGCGCGTTCTTCGCCACCTCGACGTCCGCGCTGCTCCCGCTGTTGATCGTCGTCCTCGGCATCGACCTGCCGTTCCGGATCACGATCATCTGGCTCGCCTGCGTCTGGCACATCCTGTTGAACCTCTATCACGGTGCGCGCGGGGTCAATCAGGAACTCATCGACGTGGGGCAGTCCTTCGACGCCTCGTCGCTGAAGATCTTCAAGGACATCACCCTGCCGGCCGTCATTCCGTTCCTCGTCGCCGGCCTCCGGATGGGGCTCACGCGGGCGATTCGCGGGTTCATCCTCGCGGAGACGTACATCCGGACCGGCTACGGCGGGTTCATCATGGACGTCGGGAACCAGTCCATCTCGACGGCCCCCGTCCTGGCGCTGATCATCAACATCATGCTGCTCGGGTACGTCACGCGGCGACTGCTCGATATGGCCCAGGAATGGCTGGCGCCGTGGGCCAGCGACATGGACACCGCGCTCTAA
- a CDS encoding ABC transporter ATP-binding protein gives MARLELQNISKVYGTGESAVTALDDVSLTVDDSEFVSVLGPSGCGKSTLLRIIDGLLEPTSGTVAIDGTEVSGSGQDRGMVFQSFNLFPWRTVRKNIEFGLEVAGVSKKERKQEAQKYIDLVGLQDFGDSYPKELSGGMQQRVGLARALAIDPEILLMDEPFGALDAQTRELMQTELLKIWSENQKTSVFVTHDIEEAIFLSDRVVVLTDRPGRIHEIIDVPFDRPRFGRDLKAEPKFGELREHIWDLLFEDTEQPATVQ, from the coding sequence ATGGCGCGACTGGAGCTCCAGAATATCAGCAAGGTGTATGGAACGGGAGAGAGTGCCGTGACTGCGCTTGACGACGTCTCGCTCACCGTCGACGACTCCGAGTTCGTCAGTGTCCTCGGCCCGTCCGGGTGTGGGAAGAGTACGCTGCTCCGGATCATAGACGGGTTGCTCGAACCGACGTCGGGCACCGTCGCCATCGACGGCACCGAAGTGAGTGGATCGGGGCAGGACCGTGGCATGGTGTTTCAGTCGTTCAACCTGTTCCCGTGGCGGACGGTCCGAAAGAACATCGAGTTCGGGCTCGAGGTGGCGGGCGTGAGCAAAAAGGAACGGAAGCAGGAAGCCCAGAAGTACATCGACCTGGTCGGACTGCAGGACTTCGGCGACTCCTACCCGAAGGAGTTGTCCGGCGGGATGCAACAGCGGGTCGGACTGGCCCGCGCGCTCGCCATCGACCCGGAGATCCTGCTGATGGACGAACCCTTCGGCGCGCTCGACGCACAGACCCGCGAGCTCATGCAGACGGAACTGCTGAAGATCTGGTCGGAGAACCAGAAGACGAGCGTGTTCGTCACCCACGACATCGAGGAGGCCATCTTCCTCTCCGATCGCGTCGTGGTCCTGACCGACCGCCCCGGACGGATCCACGAGATCATCGACGTCCCGTTCGACCGCCCGCGCTTCGGCCGGGATCTCAAGGCAGAGCCGAAGTTCGGCGAACTCCGCGAACACATCTGGGACCTCCTGTTCGAGGACACCGAACAACCCGCGACGGTCCAGTAA
- a CDS encoding fumarylacetoacetate hydrolase family protein, with translation MRKIRFRDPAGSVRTGELTDGEVSFGGRSYDIDEVDVLPPTDPSKIVCVGLNYSDHAEETGSEVPDRPLLFLKTPNTVSSHGATVELPREKDRIDHEAELGVVIGEQCRNVQPEDAADVIAGYTCVNDLSNREDQRQEQNWVRGKAFDNAAPMGPVMATPDEVPDDASIELRLNGETQQSSSLDNLIFPVDELIAEITTLMTLEPGDVIATGTPAGVGPLSDGDVVEVEIEGIGTLEHDVTASDFTGTVDHDFMPDF, from the coding sequence ATGCGAAAAATACGCTTCCGCGACCCTGCTGGCTCCGTCCGAACCGGCGAACTGACCGACGGCGAGGTATCGTTCGGCGGGCGATCGTACGATATCGACGAAGTCGACGTCCTGCCGCCGACCGATCCGTCGAAGATCGTGTGTGTCGGTCTCAACTACTCCGACCACGCCGAGGAGACCGGGTCCGAGGTCCCCGACCGGCCGCTGCTGTTCCTGAAAACACCGAACACGGTGTCCTCCCACGGCGCCACCGTCGAACTTCCACGCGAGAAAGACCGGATCGACCACGAGGCGGAGTTGGGCGTGGTGATCGGTGAGCAGTGCCGGAACGTCCAGCCCGAGGACGCGGCGGACGTGATTGCGGGGTATACGTGTGTCAACGACCTCTCGAACCGGGAGGACCAGCGCCAGGAGCAAAACTGGGTGCGGGGGAAGGCCTTCGACAACGCTGCGCCGATGGGCCCCGTGATGGCCACCCCCGACGAGGTTCCTGACGACGCGTCGATCGAACTTCGACTGAACGGGGAGACACAGCAGTCGTCCTCGCTCGACAACCTCATCTTCCCGGTCGACGAACTGATCGCGGAGATCACGACGCTCATGACGCTCGAACCCGGCGACGTCATCGCGACGGGGACGCCGGCCGGCGTCGGGCCGCTCTCCGACGGCGACGTCGTCGAGGTCGAGATCGAAGGCATCGGGACGCTCGAACACGACGTCACCGCCAGCGATTTCACGGGGACCGTCGACCACGACTTCATGCCGGACTTCTGA
- a CDS encoding LVIVD repeat-containing protein, with the protein MAPEATEQRNVSLVGYTDLNDKPGFKIAIDEVGGRWYVYLGSMWHRGWSIVDVTDPTDPETVRFVEGPDNTTTKQIQVADGKMITGLERPSTADPERGEATDWNEPYEAGASIWDLEADPTDPELLGQYETGGRGTHRNFYNGGDYVFMCASPEGFEPTIDDRSTKPVKNFHLRIVDISDPSDPTEVSTYMYPGQEPDEDTPQGDLYNRYFHGPAYAMDDRAYLSYGRVGMIALDISDIENPTQLYEVGFGNALGGYNGVHSFIPIPGTDLAAVNSEAILEGRPRDHENGDPLGYTFLVDVSEEIDPGFENVTHHGPRVIGSMPVPTPSDNVEYDDYFDKPGRFGPHNQHHPRGEDTRFHSDEYLVMAYFNAGIRVFDISNPTAPFEAGHYVPEPPEHRYGPRPRNELGTQVEDVAVDSRGYIYCTDPNRGLFVLESDLF; encoded by the coding sequence ATGGCACCAGAAGCCACCGAACAGCGAAACGTCTCGCTCGTCGGCTATACCGACCTGAACGACAAACCGGGATTCAAAATCGCGATCGACGAGGTCGGCGGGCGATGGTACGTCTACCTCGGCTCGATGTGGCACCGTGGCTGGTCGATCGTCGACGTCACCGACCCGACGGACCCGGAGACCGTGCGGTTCGTCGAGGGACCGGACAACACGACGACGAAGCAGATCCAGGTCGCCGACGGGAAGATGATCACGGGATTGGAACGGCCATCGACGGCCGATCCCGAGCGCGGTGAAGCGACCGACTGGAACGAACCCTACGAGGCCGGCGCGTCCATCTGGGATCTCGAAGCGGATCCGACCGACCCCGAACTGCTCGGACAGTACGAGACCGGCGGTCGTGGAACCCATCGGAACTTCTACAACGGCGGCGACTACGTCTTCATGTGCGCCAGCCCGGAGGGGTTCGAGCCGACCATCGACGACCGCTCCACGAAGCCGGTCAAGAACTTCCACCTCCGAATCGTCGACATCTCCGATCCGAGCGATCCGACGGAGGTATCGACGTACATGTATCCCGGACAGGAGCCGGATGAAGATACGCCCCAGGGGGATCTGTACAACCGCTACTTCCACGGACCGGCCTACGCGATGGACGACCGTGCGTATCTCAGCTACGGCCGCGTCGGCATGATCGCGCTCGACATCTCCGACATCGAGAATCCGACGCAGTTGTACGAGGTCGGCTTCGGGAACGCCCTCGGGGGCTACAACGGCGTCCACTCGTTCATTCCGATCCCGGGAACCGACCTCGCGGCAGTCAACAGCGAGGCCATCCTCGAGGGACGGCCCCGGGATCACGAGAACGGCGATCCGCTCGGCTACACCTTCCTCGTCGACGTCTCCGAGGAGATCGATCCCGGCTTCGAGAACGTCACCCACCACGGCCCGCGGGTCATCGGTTCGATGCCGGTCCCGACGCCCTCGGACAACGTCGAGTACGACGACTACTTCGACAAACCCGGTCGGTTCGGGCCGCACAACCAGCACCACCCCCGCGGCGAGGACACCCGGTTCCACTCCGACGAGTATCTCGTGATGGCGTATTTCAACGCCGGGATCCGGGTCTTCGACATCTCGAACCCGACCGCCCCGTTCGAGGCCGGTCACTACGTTCCCGAACCGCCGGAACACCGGTACGGACCGCGCCCGCGTAACGAACTCGGCACCCAGGTCGAGGACGTCGCCGTCGACTCGCGCGGATACATCTACTGTACCGACCCCAACCGCGGACTGTTCGTCCTCGAATCGGACCTGTTCTGA